One genomic region from Melioribacteraceae bacterium encodes:
- a CDS encoding pitrilysin family protein, which translates to MKREMNKRIMGFAAIILLIGSAAFAQKADRTKVPQLGEPKKLSLPAIQSFELSNGLKVVLMEKHNVPLVQMNVIVKSGIADDPAGKSGLANFTADMLDEGAAGKSSLQLADEINYLGVRISTFSRWHKTGLNLHSPLSKFDDALKIAADILLRPDFPQAELDRIRKERLTAILQWHDQANTIAGVAFQKFLFGTDHPYGRPTMGNEVSLKSFVRDDFKNFHAKYFKSNNAYIIVVGNITKEQLVPRLEDAFGKWEKGDVPSVKLKEAGQVNKRVIYLVDKPGSAQSVISIGRIGTDRLTPDYFPITVINTILGGSFTSRLNNNLREQHGYTYGAGSAFDMRPYAGPFVARSSVQTEVTDKALVEFFKELDGITKPIPAEELTRAKNYVALGYPDNFQTVAEIAANIEEMIDYNLPGDYFNNYIGKVLNVSAGDVSKVSKRYIVPDKMAVVVVGDRSKIEEGIKKLNLGEIKHYKIGDVLGKKPQL; encoded by the coding sequence ATGAAAAGGGAAATGAATAAAAGAATAATGGGATTCGCTGCAATTATTTTGTTGATCGGTTCTGCAGCATTTGCGCAGAAAGCCGATAGAACAAAAGTGCCTCAGCTCGGCGAACCGAAGAAACTGAGTCTTCCGGCAATTCAGTCGTTTGAGTTATCGAACGGATTGAAAGTTGTATTGATGGAGAAGCATAATGTTCCGCTTGTTCAGATGAATGTAATCGTTAAATCCGGAATAGCCGATGATCCGGCAGGAAAATCGGGTCTTGCCAATTTTACGGCGGATATGCTCGATGAAGGCGCTGCAGGTAAAAGCTCGCTTCAGCTTGCAGATGAAATAAATTATCTCGGCGTGCGGATCTCAACATTCTCCAGATGGCATAAAACCGGATTGAACCTTCACTCCCCTCTTTCCAAATTCGATGACGCGCTGAAGATCGCGGCGGATATTCTTCTCCGTCCCGATTTTCCTCAGGCGGAACTCGACAGGATCCGTAAGGAAAGACTTACCGCAATTCTTCAATGGCACGATCAGGCAAACACAATTGCCGGTGTAGCGTTTCAGAAATTCCTGTTCGGTACGGATCATCCGTACGGCCGCCCGACAATGGGAAATGAAGTATCTCTGAAAAGTTTTGTTCGCGACGATTTCAAAAACTTCCACGCAAAATATTTCAAATCGAATAACGCTTATATAATTGTCGTGGGAAATATTACTAAAGAACAGCTGGTTCCCAGACTTGAAGACGCGTTCGGCAAATGGGAAAAAGGGGATGTTCCTTCGGTTAAGCTGAAAGAGGCCGGACAGGTTAATAAGCGCGTTATTTATCTTGTTGATAAACCGGGCTCGGCGCAGTCGGTTATTTCTATCGGAAGGATCGGAACCGATCGACTTACGCCGGATTATTTCCCGATAACAGTTATTAATACAATTCTCGGCGGATCGTTCACTTCCAGGCTCAACAACAATCTCCGCGAGCAGCACGGCTATACTTACGGCGCGGGATCGGCATTCGATATGCGTCCGTATGCGGGACCGTTTGTAGCGCGTTCATCGGTTCAGACCGAAGTTACGGATAAAGCGCTTGTTGAGTTTTTTAAAGAGCTTGATGGAATTACTAAACCGATTCCGGCGGAGGAGCTGACAAGAGCAAAGAATTATGTGGCGCTGGGGTATCCGGATAATTTCCAGACCGTTGCAGAGATTGCTGCAAACATCGAGGAGATGATCGATTATAATCTGCCGGGCGATTATTTCAATAATTATATCGGGAAGGTTCTTAATGTGAGTGCCGGGGATGTATCTAAAGTATCAAAGAGATATATAGTGCCGGATAAAATGGCTGTTGTGGTTGTAGGAGATAGAAGCAAAATTGAGGAAGGAATTAAGAAGCTGAATCTGGGCGAGATTA